The Onthophagus taurus isolate NC chromosome 6, IU_Otau_3.0, whole genome shotgun sequence region TTTAGCATTTGCAGCCGTTTTACTTAAAGTTTAAGAAAACAAGATATTGATGAAGAATATGACGACGACACTTTTTCTTATATCTATGTCAAAGTTTGCTCTTTGACACAGATATTTCAGTAGCTGTAAAAGGGAACAACAGATGACAAAGATATATTTTCTCAACGTTTGTCTAAAACTGCATTTCTTTGGTTTGATCAATTCGATGACCATCCATGACTTATTGCAAACCAGTAACAACCGTACCTACTAACCTACCGTACCGTAGAAGAATTTTACTTACGAATTTACACTAAAATTCGATCATATCATCTAATTGTGATTtatataagtttatttttataaacttaaaGACGatctttaaatataaaaaatgcagTGGTTTCAGTTAATTTTGTACacagatttaaattatttaattttttattaaatacaataatatacAATAACAAAGTTTAACATCTTCTTAAACCAAAACCAACTTGACACGTAATAGTTTTAGGAAATCCTATCGGTggaatttcatcaattttgcttatttttaGTCTACTACTTGGTGGTGGGACATCTTCAGGCTTTATTTCATCATCCACTTTATCTGCACCTTTCCCTTTTTTATCTGGTTTTTCCTTTTTCGGCTCTTTTTCTTTACCTTTCCCACCTTTTGCTTGATAATTTAATGCTTTTAAAGACCCTTCAACCGGGATCGCAACTGGATCAACATGAGGATGGTTGGTCCAATAAAAATCAACGGAATCATCACTCCAATTGACCGGATGGAGGTCGCAAAAGAAATTACCGATCGTAATCCGTTTTAAAACTGTTTCTGTGggttcttttttaatgattggagtttctataactttttcaCTTGGGTTGTCATCTTTAcctttcttatcttttttatttttcttatcttttttacCTTTCTTCTCTTTTTTAGGTTTTTGTGGTGGTTGAATTTGTtggtaaataattttaatgttaatctTACTTCGGAAACAATCTCTAATtgcttttaaatcatcttctGGTGATTCTATTGTTAATTCCGGAAATTCAATCATTTTATTGTATGTTTGTCtttcagttttgaaatttgggttattctttatttctttttcattcgGTGCATCATAAACACTGGGTTCTTTTcccttttttccttttttttcttttttctttttctcaccttttttcgattttttatctGTTGGTTCTCCTTCATCTATTTCTTCAACATTATCGGGAATATTTAGTTCTTCGAGTAAAGGAAGATTTATTTCgatatgaaaaaaatgttggattcctttctaataaaataacgaaaaaattaatctaaagTGCTTAATTGTCATTTAGAGAATTCAAAATGTTGATTACTTGTTTTGGAGGTGGTGGTAAACTAATTATTCTAAAACAGTTAAAAATTAACGCTGGTTTATTACTATCGAGGTTCATAAATTCGAATCCACCTCCAACATCGTCAGTTGCTTTATCTGTTTCTAAAATTTCTGTATTATCCAAAAATAACAATgactgtaatttttttaaaatcaattgttTGTAATTGGGAAGCGCCTAAAAATTattcgttaaaaaaaattactctaAGCTATTAATAAGCAGATATCTTTCTTTAAAAAGCTGTAACTGTAAACTCACCCAACATGGATTGCCCTCTAATGACAAACCTTTTAAGTTATTGAGGTCGATTAAACTTCTCACCACACCTCTTAAATCATAGATGTCGTTGTTCGAGAAATCTATAcatcttaaattattaaagtttttgctTCGAAATACGTGATGGAAACCAGAATCTAAAATAaagatttgttttatttaattcataaagCAGAAAATGTAGAAGTAATAAAAAGACAAAGAAATGTTGAGGGTGATCTTGCAATTATTACTCGTGGTATAACAACTGTCTTCGGGACAGATATGATAAATGGCACACTACGGACGGTGTCATTTCGCGCGGTTTTCTCCCGCCGGGTCCGTGATGTATATAATTGGCTTGTCATCTAATGATTCCTGATTTATGGTCGGCGTTAATCAAGAGTTGCGACGGCCGCCGGCCACACCAACGACACCTGCACGGCCATCGCCCATGTTACGCTCTATGGAGATGGAGAGAAAAGACTACCAAAGAGTTCAACTCTCCTCATCAgactacattttttttatgttttgctTTGCGTTCCTATTTCTACACTTCGACTACTTCGACACGGCCTAACGGTCAAATGGGCATTTCACAATTTCCGGAAGAGAGAGAGTGAGAGATCGCGCTGACAAAGCAATATGATCATCATCTATCTGATTCGAATACTAGATAGATAATTAAATTGGAACCAATTCAATTCACTTGGACGAAATCGAATTTGTAATTGGATGGttactattaaataaatttatgataaaaaaaaggaaaatagttttcaaaaaaatgaattgaaatttacttattcttttttattaaatcaaaaccaattctaaaaaaactatttaaaaataaatatttattcccATAACTGCAAATATATACAGAAAGGAATCGAACCAAAACttctagaaataaataaatacacacAAATTATCACAATAAAGTACCAAGTTAAATATTCCATACGAAATACTAATACAAAAAAACACTGATTGAAAACATACAGATTTGaggaaacaaattaaaataagacATAAATCTTGATGAAGGAATTTGAAGATACCGGAGTAGGCTTTAGAGGAGACCAAAATGTAGAGCAAGACTGGTAAATATGGGAAAAAAaccatattttaatatttagcaGAGTAAAACAAGAATAGAGGGCATCCACTATGTGATATAAATATGAATACAACATAAATGACTGGAGGGTATGTCCAGAAAGAATATTAATAGTAGTAATGAGACAAGGAAAGGATGAGAAAACTACAATAACGGTATATGGACCAAATGCTGGATGATAAGgcagaaaacaaaaatgagtTTTAGTAAGATTTGATGGAAGCTGTGGAGAAAGTGaaatatacattttgaaaGATTTTAACAGTAGGGTAGAGAAGAGATATAAAGGGGTGGTGGGAATTCATGAAGTGGATGTGAGAAACAATTAATACATAtttagaaagtaaaaatatacacaGACACAGTTGAGATATGGTACGGAGAGGGAAAAATCCATTAATCATATTAGATATATGAGCTCCGCCGCTGACTGCGTGGATTAAGTAGGTCAGAAACCATCGTTGCCGGTCCCAAGCCTGGACAAAGCAGGAGCGTTAGACAATGGGTTAACTACCCATTTCCGTAAAAAAGGACCCAGTTCCGACCTTAACATTGATAAACGTACACTTCCTCACAAAAGAACAGGAGGAAGAGACGCAGGAACCATTGTATCAGTTATTAGACGAAATATATGATAAATCACCAAAAAATGATATCGAAATTATCATGGATTGTATGAACGTCAAAATAGGCGAAAACGAACAGTTCAGAGAAACAATAGGAGGGTACTTGTTGCATGCTAAAACTATTGGGAACGGAAAATGCCTAATTAACTTTGTCACTAGTAAAAACATAGGAGTAAACTCTACGTGTTTCCCACACCAGAGTATCTATAAAGCCATATTGACATCACTACCTAGTTCGAAGAAGGTATAAATAGTATAAGAACTACATGGCaagaaaaataagagaaagaaaatgtaaattcGAGACAGTCAAAAAAAGCAGATAAAATGTgcagaaagaagaaaaagaaatatgggAACGACCTCATTGCAAAAAATGGAAGAGGAGTTCAAAAATATTGACTCAAAAGGTGcatacacaggaaaaaatatagagtaaaaatcaactctaaaacatggttcagatcggtccaatttatttagagttatttttttgcactatatagtgtaggtgaatagattaaaaatttacactaaatagtgagaagatggtgtttactaaatagtgtaaaatcgttactctataacagtgtattatatgtaatctaactagatgttgtcgtgactctaattagatacatttctaatctaatcagtgtaaattattaaaaattcgctctaattttactctattaattgacaaaatatcactaaatagtgtgtatcttccacttattagtgttaatttttaataggaagtggagtatttttagggaagttttacggttctaataaaaatcaaaattataaaatatttgtttttatttttacttttaatatattgtatatacttaaatttaaaaaaattaaattctgtttatatacatatataacatatataatacttaattcattttaaagtttccaccgAGTCACCATCAAAACTCCATCTAATGAGTCTTCTATAAGTTTCCTATATGTATAGTTGCACCAAGTTGCACATACTTACCAATCTTCACAAGGAACTTGTATGTAAAATCTTCCGGAAGTTCCACTAATTTCACatcatgaatgttttattttggcaaacatatttaaaataaaaataatcgttccTTCTTTCTATATCGCGTAAATCAGGTCTCGAGACGCTATCGAGTTCCGACTCGTTTAGTAGATGACCGTTAAATTTTAGCTGTATCACACCACATGTTGATCACGTGGTACCGACGAGTAATCCCGCGCAAAATAGTGCGGAGCCTACGAAGTACCCGAAGGAAAAGTACAcgtttagtgtaaaatttaatgttttatatattacataacttcactaacataagtaaaaaagaactctcctttagagaactgtaaaaactactctattaagtgaataatatatgaactctatattaatattaaatatagtgtacattagagttatttttaccatgtgatattacaatttttactctaattctttttaccaactactctaaaatttttacacgacacgattttttcctgtgtacaGATTCTTGAAATACAGCAAAGAGGGATGCAAATCCAGAGCTAATATCTATAGAGGCGAAAGGGGACaaattgaaagtaaaattCAAAAGATAAAAGACATCTGAAAACTATTTTTCCAAACATTACTTGTAACATAAGCTGAAATCAGACAAGATATAAATCAGAGTTGTGAGGAGAAAGAAGGGATAGACCCTTCTAACACTAGAAGAAGTCGAACAAATCAAGGCtctaaagaattaaaaaatgtcaacACCTAACAAAATCTATCCTTGCACTGATAAGGAAAGTATAGGAATAATCCAcaagtattgaaaaaaaagcgTTACATCTCTTCTGTGCACAAGGTACAAAAGATCATAGTAAGGCATGTAGACATCGGAAAGGAAAGCCTGTTAACAACAAGATCCAACAACTGGTTGTCTCTGTGATGACATTTATATCACGAGCCGTAGGAGGGATATGGCAAAACAAGCAAACTCATAATTAAAACTACATGGCAAACTTGTGTTTTGTTTGTAGCGGACTGTAGATTTATAGgagtaaaacaaaaataccaACACAAAATTCATCACATTAGAAGACAATCTGGAGACAGTGGATTCCCTTCATATACGTAGGAGTGGAACTGAATTCAGCTGGCACCGAAGAAGGAGAAATCCGCAGAAGAATAATCACAGCAAACAAAGCCTATTTTTCCTTATGTTTCACGTGTAAAATGCAAAAACGTATACCGCAATAACACGTCGTGAGGGTACAAAATAGTAATAAGATCTATTGCAAGATACTCAAAATTTTTCAGACAGCGACGGTTATAAGAGCGGAACTTGTGCTGAGAATGGAGGGAAAAAGTTTATCAAAGAATATCTTGGATATATCCAAGAAGTTAGGGAATCCTGAGTTTGCCATAAAGTACCAAACAGGATTAACAGAAAAATTCGAAAGGATGAAAGCTATATAAGTTGATGAAACTGTGGCTGGTATGGGGAAgagattttaaaacattgtaatCGAGACAGATAAAGTAGAATGTGGTATCAATAAGATAAAAGGTGAAAAACAAACATCATGgtgatcaaaaaaaaaaaattaaaagttgtgccaaaataaagaaagcggaatgaaaaaaatatttaacggAAACAACGGCGTACGCATATGAGATTTTAtctgttaaaaaaatgaagaaatctaAAACTACTGGTGATGGAACGAGAAAGGAAGGTATGGAAAAATTTCGGCTGTAGGATGGAAAGTGGAATTGAGGAAAACCAAATATGTACTATCCTACAGACTCTATAGTATAGAATAGAGCATTAAAGCAAATAGGAACTGAAAACACCGGAGATCTAATACCatacatcaaaaaaaaaaaaaaaaaaaggagaaaTATTGGTGAATACGAAATATtggaaacaaaaataacagaaaTCAAGAAGAAGGgtatgaatatgaaaaatgtaagaTATATACAATGAATTTGAGAAAGAAATACATACGCTGAAGATATCtacataaaaaacaaaatgattaCTGAGATTAAATATATGGGTTAAAGAGGAAGAAAAGTAATATTAGAGATCTATAAAAAGTTATGGAATATTATGGTAAAGAAACCTTAGTCATATCTTTAAGGAAGTAGTTTGACTTACGAGGTTTCAAAGATTTGATCAAATCTATAACAAGAGTGATAGTATCATAATGGTGTTTATATGGTCTGTTCAAACGTTTAACTCGTTTGTGTGTTGGTGACACCCATCTTCCTTTGggttgtgaatttcatccTCTTAGAGAGCGCTAAAGCAGTTTACGGTATGCTTGAAAGTAAGATGTTAACCAATAGTAAATATATacgaaatttcaaattattcggtttacttatagccgacatacaaaataaaaggtAAATATTGATTGCTCATAGCTCGAGAACAAAAGAGTTGCAACCGTATGTTTATGTAAacaacttgtgttattttggcagtGCTACGTTCTAGTAAAGTTTCTAGATTAAAATCTGAATCACCCTGTAcagacaaaaatgtttcataacaTACTTGtacttttcgtaatttttttttttcaccttCAACCGATACAAGAAAGATCGCATATTAAGTGTGCTACTCTATGCTGATGAATCCAACCAGAGAAATGTGCCCAAGTTCTAGAACTACTTCCTTTCACAAATttagtttcttttaaataaacctTTTTAGCTTATTGCT contains the following coding sequences:
- the LOC111422703 gene encoding uncharacterized protein, encoding MGVKFAADDSVESELITICRQDKYDSNAWSWEETIFKNRPKSRSAFLAEHVVSFNKVINEVVRKSFFGTFLRYFNPTHEQNTEINGDKLVLFNLILNSLEVPKRKLAESYNRFTEGFDEMFMNAINHVNVIDFDYLYEQIKTLRIMSYEMNTLDGRIGLFKNLQVLVLSGNWLTEPEGKVFPRKLIFLELFANDVSQLEKLCKKLPKKLRYLGLGRNSLNEDSGFHHVFRSKNFNNLRCIDFSNNDIYDLRGVVRSLIDLNNLKGLSLEGNPCWALPNYKQLILKKLQSLLFLDNTEILETDKATDDVGGGFEFMNLDSNKPALIFNCFRIISLPPPPKQKGIQHFFHIEINLPLLEELNIPDNVEEIDEGEPTDKKSKKGEKKKKEKKGKKGKEPSVYDAPNEKEIKNNPNFKTERQTYNKMIEFPELTIESPEDDLKAIRDCFRSKINIKIIYQQIQPPQKPKKEKKGKKDKKNKKDKKGKDDNPSEKVIETPIIKKEPTETVLKRITIGNFFCDLHPVNWSDDSVDFYWTNHPHVDPVAIPVEGSLKALNYQAKGGKGKEKEPKKEKPDKKGKGADKVDDEIKPEDVPPPSSRLKISKIDEIPPIGFPKTITCQVGFGLRRC